A genome region from Microtus ochrogaster isolate Prairie Vole_2 chromosome 1, MicOch1.0, whole genome shotgun sequence includes the following:
- the Fbxw7 gene encoding F-box/WD repeat-containing protein 7 isoform X2 → MRVCVPSSVLVLSCVCWCWGVLLPVPLPNLLLLACLSMSTLESVTYLPEKGLYCQRLPSSRTHGGTESLKGKNTENMGFYGTLKMIFYKMKRKLDHGSEVRSFSLGKKPCKVSDYTSTTGLVPCSATPTTFGDLRAANGQGQQRRRITSVQPPTGLQEWLKMFQSWSGPEKLLALDELIDSCEPTQVKHMMQVIEPQFQRDFISLLPKELALYVLSFLEPKDLLQAAQTCRYWRILAEDNLLWREKCKEEGIDEPLHIKRRKIIKPGFIHSPWKSAYIRQHRIDTNWRRGELKSPKVLKGHDDHVITCLQFCGNRIVSGSDDNTLKVWSAVTGKCLRTLVGHTGGVWSSQMRDNIIISGSTDRTLKVWNAETGECIHTLYGHTSTVRCMHLHEKRVVSGSRDATLRVWDIETGQCLHVLMGHVAAVRCVQYDGRRVVSGAYDFMVKVWDPETETCLHTLQGHTNRVYSLQFDGIHVVSGSLDTSIRVWDVETGNCIHTLTGHQSLTSGMELKDNILVSGNADSTVKIWDIKTGQCLQTLQGPNKHQSAVTCLQFNKNFVITSSDDGTVKLWDLKTGEFIRNLVTLESGGSGGVVWRIRASNTKLVCAVGSRNGTEETKLLVLDFDVDLK, encoded by the exons atgcgtgtgtgcgtccCGAGCAGCGTTCTGGTTCTGAGCTGCGTCTGCTGGTGCTGGGGAGTTTTGCTGCCGGTTCCGCTGCCTAATCTTCTTCTTCTGGCGTGCCTGAGCATGTCCACGTTAGAATCTGTGACATACCTACCTGAAAAGGGGCTATATTGTCAGAGACTGCCAAGTAGCCGGACACACGGGGGCACGGAATCCCTGAAggggaaaaatacagaaaatatgggTTTCTACGGcacattaaaaatgattttttacaaa ATGAAAAGAAAGTTGGACCATGGTTCTGAGGTCCGTTCCTTTTCTTTGGGAAAGAAACCATGCAAAGTCTCAGATTACACCAG taccaCTGGGCTTGTACCATGTTCAGCAACACCAACGACGTTCGGGGACCTCAGAGCTGCCAATGGGCAAGGGCAGCAGCGTCGCAGGATCACATCTGTCCAGCCGCCCACCGGCCTCCAGGAGTGGCTGAAGATGTTTCAG AGCTGGAGTGGACCAGAGAAGCTGCTGGCTTTGGATGAACTCATCGATAGCTGTGAGCCGACACAGGTGAAGCACATGATGCAGGTGATAGAGCCCCAGTTCCAGCGAGACTTCATTTCCTTGCTCCCCAAAGAG CTGGCACTCTATGTACTTTCATTCCTGGAACCCAAAGACCTGCTGCAAGCGGCTCAGACTTGTCGATACTGGAGAATTTTGGCTGAGGACAACCTTCTctggagagaaaaatgtaaagaagagG GAATTGATGAGCCATTGCacatcaagagaagaaaaataataaagccaggTTTTATACACAGCCCGTGGAAGAGTGCATACATCAGACAGCACAGAATTGACACCAACTGGAGACGAGGAGAACTCAAATCTCCCAAG GTGCTGAAAGGACATGATGATCATGTCATCACATGCCTGCAGTTCTGTGGTAACCGCATAGTTAGTGGTTCTGATGACAACACTTTAAAAGTTTGGTCAGCAGTCACGGGCAAG TGCCTAAGAACGTTAGTGGGACACACGGGTGGAGTATGGTCATCACAGATGAGAGACAATATCATCATCAGTGGATCCACTGACCGGACCCTCAAAGTATGGAACGCGGAGACCGGAGAGTGCATACATACTTTATATGGGCACACTTCCACTGTGCGGTGTATGCATCTGCATGAGAAAAG AGTTGTTAGTGGTTCTCGAGATGCCACTCTTAGGGTCTGGGATATTGAGACCGGCCAGTGTTTACACGTCTTGATGGGTCACGTAGCTGCAGTCCGCTGTGTCCAGTATGACGGCAGGAGGGTTGTCAGTGGAGCGTATGACTTTATGGTCAAGGTGTGGGATCCAGAGACTGAGACCTGCCTGCACACGTTACAGGGGCACACTAACAGAGTCTACTCATTGCAG TTTGATGGCATCCATGTGGTGAGTGGGTCTCTCGATACATCAATCCGAGtctgggatgtggagacagggaACTGTATTCACACGTTAACAGGACACCAGTCATTGACAAGTGGAATGGAACTCAAGGACAATATTCTTGTCTCTGGGAATGcagattctacagtgaaaatctGGGATATCAAAACAGGACAGTGTTTACAAACATTGCAGG GTCCCAACAAGCATCAGAGTGCCGTGACCTGTTTACAGTTCAACAAGAACTTCGTAATTACCAGCTCAGATGATGGAACTGTAAAACTCTGGGACTTGAAAACGGGTGAATTTATTCGAAACCTAGTCACATTGGAGAGTGGGGGGAGCGGGGGAGTTGTGTGGCGGATCAGAGCCTCCAACACAAAGCTGGTGTGTGCGGTTGGCAGTCGGAATGGGACTGAAGAAACCAAGCTCTTGGTGCTGGACTTCGATGTGGACCTGAAATGA